Proteins co-encoded in one Callospermophilus lateralis isolate mCalLat2 chromosome 2, mCalLat2.hap1, whole genome shotgun sequence genomic window:
- the Cntfr gene encoding ciliary neurotrophic factor receptor subunit alpha isoform X1 has translation MAAPVPWACCAVLAAAAAVVYTQRHSPQETPHVQYERLGSDVTLPCGTANWDAAVTWRVNGTDLAPDLLNGSQLVLRGLDLGHSGLYACFHRDSWHLRHQVLLHVGLPPREPVLSCRSNTYPKGFYCSWHLPTPTYIPNTFNVTVLHGSKIMVCEKDPALKNRCHIRYMHLFSTIKYKVSISVSNALGHNATAITFDEFTIVKPDPPENVVARPVPSNPRRLEVTWQTPSTWPDPESFPLKFFLRYRPLILDQWQHVELSDGTAHTITDAYAGKEYIIQVAAKDNEIGTWSDWSVAAHATPWTEEPRHLTTEAQAPETTTSTTSSLAPPPTTKICDPGELGSGGGPLISIPVTLALAAAAATANSLLI, from the exons ATGGCTGCTCCTGTCCCATGGGCCTGCTGTGCTGTGCTTGCTGCCGCTGCTGCCGTTGTCTACACCCAAAGACACAGTCCACAGG AGACGCCCCATGTGCAATATGAGCGCCTGGGCTCagatgtgacattgccatgtggaACAGCAAACTGGGATGCAGCTGTGACGTGGCGGGTGAATGGAACAGATCTGGCCCCTGACCTGCTCAATGGCTCTCAACTGGTACTCCGTGGCCTGGATCTGGGCCACAGTGGCCTCTACGCCTGCTTCCACCGTGACTCCTGGCACCTGCGCCACCAAGTCCTGCTACATGTGGGCT TGCCACCACGGGAACCTGTGCTCAGCTGCCGCTCCAACACTTACCCCAAGGGCTTCTACTGCAGCTGGCATCTGCCCACCCCGACCTACATCCCAAACACCTTCAATGTGACTGTGCT GCATGGCTCCAAAATTATGGTCTGTGAGAAGGACCCAGCCCTCAAGAACCGCTGCCACATCCGATACATGCACCTGTTCTCTACCATCAAGTACAAGGTCTCCATAAGTGTCAGCAATGCTCTGGGTCACAACGCCACGGCTATCACCTTTGATGAGTTCACCATTG TGAAGCCTGATCCTCCAGAAAATGTGGTAGCCCGGCCAGTACCTAGCAACCCTCGTCGGCTGGAGGTGACATGGCAGACCCCCTCGACTTGGCCTGACCCTGAGTCCtttcctctgaagttcttttTGCGCTACCGGCCCCTCATCCTGGACCAGTGGCAGCAT GTGGAGCTGTCTGATGGCACAGCACATACCATCACAGATGCCTACGCTGGGAAGGAGTACATTATCCAGGTGGCAGCCAAGGACAATGAGATTGGGACATGGAGCGACTGGAGTGTGGCTGCTCATGCCACCCCCTGGACTGAGGAACCACGACACCTCACCACCGAGGCCCAGGCCCCGG AGACCACGACCAGCACTACCAGCTCACTGGCACCCCCGCCCACCACGAAGATCTGTGACCCTGGGGAGCTGGGCAGCGGTGGAGGACCCTTGATCAGTATCCCTGTCACTCTGGCCCTGGCTGCCGCTGCCGCCACTGCCAACAGTCTCCTGATCTG A
- the Cntfr gene encoding ciliary neurotrophic factor receptor subunit alpha isoform X2, with protein MAAPVPWACCAVLAAAAAVVYTQRHSPQETPHVQYERLGSDVTLPCGTANWDAAVTWRVNGTDLAPDLLNGSQLVLRGLDLGHSGLYACFHRDSWHLRHQVLLHVGLPPREPVLSCRSNTYPKGFYCSWHLPTPTYIPNTFNVTVLHGSKIMVCEKDPALKNRCHIRYMHLFSTIKYKVSISVSNALGHNATAITFDEFTIVKPDPPENVVARPVPSNPRRLEVTWQTPSTWPDPESFPLKFFLRYRPLILDQWQHVELSDGTAHTITDAYAGKEYIIQVAAKDNEIGTWSDWSVAAHATPWTEEPRHLTTEAQAPDHDQHYQLTGTPAHHEDL; from the exons ATGGCTGCTCCTGTCCCATGGGCCTGCTGTGCTGTGCTTGCTGCCGCTGCTGCCGTTGTCTACACCCAAAGACACAGTCCACAGG AGACGCCCCATGTGCAATATGAGCGCCTGGGCTCagatgtgacattgccatgtggaACAGCAAACTGGGATGCAGCTGTGACGTGGCGGGTGAATGGAACAGATCTGGCCCCTGACCTGCTCAATGGCTCTCAACTGGTACTCCGTGGCCTGGATCTGGGCCACAGTGGCCTCTACGCCTGCTTCCACCGTGACTCCTGGCACCTGCGCCACCAAGTCCTGCTACATGTGGGCT TGCCACCACGGGAACCTGTGCTCAGCTGCCGCTCCAACACTTACCCCAAGGGCTTCTACTGCAGCTGGCATCTGCCCACCCCGACCTACATCCCAAACACCTTCAATGTGACTGTGCT GCATGGCTCCAAAATTATGGTCTGTGAGAAGGACCCAGCCCTCAAGAACCGCTGCCACATCCGATACATGCACCTGTTCTCTACCATCAAGTACAAGGTCTCCATAAGTGTCAGCAATGCTCTGGGTCACAACGCCACGGCTATCACCTTTGATGAGTTCACCATTG TGAAGCCTGATCCTCCAGAAAATGTGGTAGCCCGGCCAGTACCTAGCAACCCTCGTCGGCTGGAGGTGACATGGCAGACCCCCTCGACTTGGCCTGACCCTGAGTCCtttcctctgaagttcttttTGCGCTACCGGCCCCTCATCCTGGACCAGTGGCAGCAT GTGGAGCTGTCTGATGGCACAGCACATACCATCACAGATGCCTACGCTGGGAAGGAGTACATTATCCAGGTGGCAGCCAAGGACAATGAGATTGGGACATGGAGCGACTGGAGTGTGGCTGCTCATGCCACCCCCTGGACTGAGGAACCACGACACCTCACCACCGAGGCCCAGGCCCCGG ACCACGACCAGCACTACCAGCTCACTGGCACCCCCGCCCACCACGAAGATCTGTGA